A window of the Microbacterium sp. AZCO genome harbors these coding sequences:
- a CDS encoding NAD(P)-dependent oxidoreductase: MRIALTGSSGKLGTVVARELRASGHDVVGLDVVGPRGPGFLQVDLTDYGQVVDALTGVRGKTGGFDAVVHLAAIPADGIRSDIATFRNNILTTFDVFWAAVRLGVRKIVYASSETVQGLPFDIDPPYIPVDEEYPARPESVYSLVKHLEEQLAIELVRWHPDLSITALRFSNVMNPDDYAEFPSFDADATLRKWNLWGYIDGRDGAQAIEKALDATPGFDRFIIAAADTVMSRPNSELVAEVFPDVPLRGDLGEHGTLLSIDKARRVLGFDPQHSWRDHV, from the coding sequence ATGCGCATCGCCCTCACCGGTTCGTCCGGAAAGCTCGGTACCGTCGTCGCCCGTGAGCTCCGCGCGTCGGGACACGACGTCGTCGGCCTCGACGTCGTCGGACCCCGGGGGCCCGGGTTCCTCCAGGTCGATCTGACCGACTACGGCCAGGTCGTCGACGCCCTCACCGGCGTGCGCGGCAAGACCGGCGGGTTCGACGCCGTCGTGCACCTCGCGGCCATTCCCGCCGACGGCATCCGCAGCGACATCGCGACCTTCCGCAACAACATCCTCACGACGTTCGACGTCTTCTGGGCCGCCGTCCGGCTGGGCGTGCGGAAGATCGTCTACGCGTCGAGCGAGACGGTCCAGGGTCTGCCGTTCGACATCGACCCGCCCTACATCCCGGTCGACGAGGAGTATCCGGCGCGCCCCGAGTCGGTCTACTCGCTCGTCAAGCACCTCGAGGAGCAGCTCGCGATCGAGCTCGTGCGGTGGCATCCCGATCTCTCGATCACGGCCCTGCGCTTCTCGAACGTCATGAACCCCGACGACTACGCCGAGTTCCCGTCGTTCGACGCCGACGCGACGCTGCGCAAGTGGAATCTGTGGGGCTACATCGATGGCCGTGACGGCGCGCAGGCGATCGAGAAGGCACTGGATGCTACACCCGGCTTCGACCGCTTCATCATCGCCGCCGCCGACACCGTCATGAGCCGCCCCAACTCGGAGCTCGTCGCCGAGGTCTTCCCCGATGTGCCGCTCAGGGGCGACCTGGGTGAGCACGGCACCCTCCTCTCCATCGACAAGGCCCGGCGCGTGCTCGGCTTCGACCCGCAGCACTCCTGGCGCGACCACGTGTGA
- a CDS encoding DUF1992 domain-containing protein, with product MTDDPREAAERYRLEKWQREQGLDRDAEPTPGNAPGTGPQRGSTAADRAAFVETAIQQAIRRGEFDDLPGAGKPLEGLGDRHDPDWWIRRKIEQEQLRGLGPPALMLRVEHAELESRLDDLSRETEVREYVEDFNRRVIEARRQLLGGPPVVTPTRDVETEVAAWHERRDSRRRAEAEARTAETPPPRRFFRRRR from the coding sequence ATGACCGACGATCCCCGCGAAGCAGCCGAGCGCTACCGCCTGGAGAAGTGGCAGCGCGAGCAGGGGCTGGACCGGGATGCCGAGCCGACGCCCGGGAACGCGCCCGGGACCGGGCCGCAGCGGGGTTCGACGGCGGCCGATCGGGCCGCGTTCGTCGAGACGGCGATCCAGCAGGCCATCCGGCGGGGCGAGTTCGACGACCTTCCGGGCGCCGGCAAGCCGCTCGAGGGTCTCGGCGATCGGCACGACCCGGACTGGTGGATCCGCCGCAAGATCGAGCAGGAGCAGCTGCGCGGCCTCGGGCCCCCCGCGCTCATGCTGCGCGTCGAGCACGCGGAGCTCGAGTCGCGGCTCGACGACCTCTCGCGCGAGACCGAGGTGCGGGAGTACGTCGAGGACTTCAATCGGCGCGTGATCGAGGCGCGCCGGCAGCTCCTCGGCGGCCCGCCGGTCGTCACGCCGACCCGCGACGTCGAGACAGAGGTGGCGGCGTGGCACGAGCGCCGCGACTCCCGCCGCCGCGCCGAGGCCGAGGCCCGCACCGCCGAGACTCCCCCGCCGCGGCGCTTCTTCCGCCGCCGCCGCTGA
- a CDS encoding gluconokinase yields the protein MSLVVMGVSGSGKSTVGAEVAERAGATFIDGDDLHPASNVAKMHAGIPLTDEDRMPWLRAVGETIAKHSGERVVMACSALKRAYRDVIREHAGPVLFAELEGSRELLAQRMGARHDHFMPLTLLDSQLATLEPLQPDEDGVVVDIALTPDEIAGRILSRWLATP from the coding sequence ATGTCGCTGGTGGTCATGGGAGTCTCGGGGTCGGGCAAGTCGACGGTCGGCGCGGAGGTCGCCGAGCGCGCCGGCGCGACGTTCATCGACGGCGACGACCTGCATCCCGCGTCGAACGTCGCCAAGATGCACGCCGGCATCCCCCTGACGGACGAGGATCGGATGCCGTGGCTCCGCGCCGTCGGCGAGACGATCGCGAAGCACTCCGGCGAGCGGGTGGTGATGGCCTGCTCCGCGCTCAAGCGCGCGTATCGAGACGTCATCCGCGAGCACGCCGGCCCGGTGCTCTTCGCCGAGCTCGAGGGCTCGCGCGAGCTGCTCGCCCAGCGCATGGGCGCCCGCCACGACCACTTCATGCCGCTGACGCTCCTCGACTCGCAGCTCGCGACGCTCGAGCCCCTGCAGCCCGACGAGGACGGCGTTGTCGTCGACATCGCCCTGACGCCCGACGAGATCGCAGGCCGCATCCTCTCCCGCTGGCTCGCCACCCCCTGA